Proteins co-encoded in one Chroicocephalus ridibundus chromosome 6, bChrRid1.1, whole genome shotgun sequence genomic window:
- the EIF3F gene encoding eukaryotic translation initiation factor 3 subunit F produces MAATAPAPAPAPPAAAPAQSPTAAPATPAGNAAPAAAPPPPAAPAPPAPPLSAALSGPFPGGRVVRLHPVVLASIVDSFERRNEGAARVIGTLLGTVDKHSVEVTNCFSVPHNESEDEVAVDMEFAKNMYELHKKVSPSEIILGWYATGHDITEHSVLIHEYYSREAHNPIHLTVDTSLQNSRMSIKAYVSAPMGVPGKTMGVMFTPLTVKYVYYDTERIGVDLIMKTCFSPNRVIGLSSDLQQVGAASARIQDTLTMVLQYAEDVLSGKVAADNTVGRFLMDLINQVPKISPEDFETMLNSNINDLLMVTYLANLTQSQIALNEKLLSL; encoded by the exons ATGGCGGCGAcggctcccgctcccgctccggctcctcccgcggccgccccggcgcaGAGCCCGACGGCGGCGCCCGCCACGCCGGCGGGAAatgctgcccccgccgccgcgccgcccccgcccgccgccccggcaccgccggcgCCGCCGCTGTCGGCCGCGCTCTCGGGCCCTTTCCCCGGTGGCCGCGTGGTGCGGCTGCACCCTGTCGTGCTCGCCTCCATCGTGGACAGCTTCGAGCGGCGCAACGAGGGCGCGGCGCGGGTCATCGGGACGCTGCTGG GGACCGTGGACAAGCACTCGGTGGAGGTCACCAACTGCTTCTCCGTCCCGCACAACGAGTCCGAGGATGAG GTGGCAGTCGATATGGAATTTGCCAAAAACATGTATGAGTTGCACAAGAAGGTGTCTCCTAGCGAGATCATCTTGGGCTG GTATGCAACAGGTCACGACATCACGGAACACTCTGTCCTGATCCACGAGTATTACAGCCGGGAAGCGCACAATCCAATTCACCTCACCGTGGACACCAGTCTCCAGAATTCACGCATGAGCATTAAAGCCTACGTCAG tgCCCCAATGGGAGTCCCTGGTAAAACTATGGGCGTGATGTTCACACCTCTAACAGTGAAATATGTTTATTATGATACAGAACGGATAGGAG tggaTCTTATAATGAAGACTTGCTTTAGCCCTAATCGAGTGATTGGCTTGTCCAGTGACCTGCAGCAGGTGGGGGCAGCGTCAGCCAGGATTCAGGATACCCTGACCATGGTTCTGCAGTATGCAGAGGATGTGTTG TCTGGCAAAGTGGCTGCTGACAACACTGTTGGGCGATTCCTGATGGATCTTATTAACCAGGTGCCAAAGATTTCACCAGAGGATTTTGAGACAATGTTGAACAGCAATATCAAT